A region of Poecile atricapillus isolate bPoeAtr1 chromosome 24, bPoeAtr1.hap1, whole genome shotgun sequence DNA encodes the following proteins:
- the TCEA3 gene encoding transcription elongation factor A protein 3, with amino-acid sequence MGPTEELVRIAKKLDKMVARKSTEGALDLLKSLTGYTMTIQLLQTTRIGVAVNSVRKHCSDEEVVASAKILIKNWKRLLESTTTKKEKDADGKKEKDTDGDKEKKKGMDVSRCPNEGVTKHSKNTAEKHKERKSSKCDSHATTTQGYSANSSPERESSDGWSPTASSKKSLLDGKKERRASADCRSSTISSSSSPQKRLSGERRASVGISLSPAPTSSQRNSSDSQEERANSSKAKPEVPRTPTSPSFSPSPCFLAPCYLTGDSVRDKCIEMLTAALRMDDDYKEFSVNCEKMASEIEDHIFQELKSTDMKYRNRVRSRISNLKDPKNPGLRRNVLCGAIEPGLIARMTAEEMASDELKKLRNAMTQEAIREHQMAKTGGTVTDLFQCGKCKKKNCTYNQVQTRSADEPMTTFVLCNECGNRWKFC; translated from the exons ATGGGGCCCACTGAGGAGCTGGTCCGCATTGCCAAGAAACTGGATAAGATGGTGGCCAGGAAGAGCACG gaaggggcACTGGATCTTCTCAAGTCCCTTACTGGCTACACCATGAccatccagctgctccag ACCACACGGATTGGAGTGGCTGTGAACTCAGTGCGGAAACACTGCTCGGATGAAGAGGTGGTAGCCTCAGCCAAAATCCTCATCAAAAACTGGAAGCGGCTTCTGG AGTCCACCAccacaaaaaaagagaaggatgCAGATGGCAAGAAGGAGAAGGACACAGATGGAGacaaggagaagaagaaggggATGGATGTTTCTCGTTGCCCCAATGAAGGGGTAACAAAGCACAGCAAGAATACAGCTGAGAAGCACAAGGAGAG GAAGTCCAGCAAGTGTGACTCTCATGCCACCACCACCCAGGGCTACTCTGCCAATTCCAGCCCGGAGAG AGAGTCCAGTGATGGCTGGAGCCCCACTGCATCCTCCAAGAAATCACTTCTGGATGGCAAGAAAGAGAG GAGAGCCTCTGCTGACTGCAGGTCCTCAaccatctcctcctcttcctccccacagAAGAGACTGTCAGGGGAGAG GAGAGCCTCTGTGGGCATCAGCCTCTCTCCAGCTCCCACCAGCTCCCAGAGAAACTCCAGTGACAGCCAGGAGGAAAG AGCCAACAGCAGCAAGGCCAAACCAGAGGTGCCGCGAACCCCCACCAGCCCCTCATTCTCTCCCAGCCCTTGCTTCCTGGCCCCCTGCTATCTCACGGGGGACTCTGTGCGGGACAAGTGCATTGAAATGCTGACGGCTGCACTCCGCATGGATG ATGACTACAAGGAGTTCAGTGTCAACTGTGAGAAGATGGCATCGGAGATTGAAGACCATAT TTTCCAGGAGCTGAAGAGCACAGACATGAAGTATCGCAACCGGGTCCGGAGCAGGATCAGCAACCTGAAGGACCCCAAGAACCCTGGTCTGCGGAGGAATGTGCTGTGTGGGGCCATCGAGCCTGGCCTCATCGCCCGCATGACTGCTGAG GAGATGGCCAGTGatgagctgaagaagctgcGGAATGCCATGACCCAGGAGGCCATCCGCGAGCACCAGATGGCCAAGACAGGCGGCACCGTCACCGACCTCTTCCAGTGCGGCAAGTGCAAGAAGAAGAACTGCACGTACAACCAG gTACAGACGCGCAGCGCTGACGAGCCCATGACAACATTCGTGCTGTGCAACGAGTGTGGAAACCGCTGGAAG ttctgctga